In Streptomyces sp. Li-HN-5-11, the sequence GAGTCGGCGAAGGGTCTGCGTGACTTCGCCAAGGACAACCCGAATCTCGTCATCAAGGGCGGTGTCCTTGACGGCAAGGCGCTGTCCGCCGACGAGATCAAGAAGCTTGCGGACCTCGAGTCCCGCGAGGTTCTGCTCGCCAAGCTGGCGGGCGCCCTGAAGGGCAAGCAGACCCAGGCTGCACAGCTCTTCCAGGCGCTTCCGACGAAGCTCGTCCGCACCGTGGACGCTCTTCGCGCCAAGCAGGACGAGCAGGGCGGTGCCGAGTAATTCGGCTCGCG encodes:
- the rplJ gene encoding 50S ribosomal protein L10, which produces MARPDKAAAVAELTDKFRSVNAAVLTEYRGLTVAQLKTLRRSLGENAQYAVVKNTLTKIAAKEAGITLEDQLFAGPTAVAFVTGDPVESAKGLRDFAKDNPNLVIKGGVLDGKALSADEIKKLADLESREVLLAKLAGALKGKQTQAAQLFQALPTKLVRTVDALRAKQDEQGGAE